The following proteins come from a genomic window of Oncorhynchus kisutch isolate 150728-3 unplaced genomic scaffold, Okis_V2 Okis06b-Okis10b_hom, whole genome shotgun sequence:
- the cenpx gene encoding centromere protein X, translating into MAESSAEVTFKKETVSKVLSSFFKDEKTKVGADAVLLMAEMLHVFVQEAAQRTIKQAEAEDCDRMDIEHFEKILPQLLLDF; encoded by the exons ATGGCGGAAAGCAGCGCGGAAGTCACATTCAAAAAG GAGACAGTAAGCAAAGTCCTGTCAAGCTTCTTCAAGGACGAGAAAACTAAAG TCGGTGCCGATGCTGTCCTCCTTATGGCAGAGATGCTACATGTGTTTGTTCAAG aagctgcacaaagaacgatAAAACAGGCTGAGGCAGAGGACTGTGACCGAATGGACATAGAACACTTTGAGAAGATCCTGCCTCAACTG CTGTTGGATTTCTAG
- the LOC109876673 gene encoding heterogeneous nuclear ribonucleoproteins A2/B1 isoform X2 translates to MYISTTSVVMEKMEPQRRVYIFLPKKHRTALAKKYKLDHGLVIKDLSTNVNEGILQAYFRQWGSITACTIKKSPQDSDSKSASALGYVSFSSEEEADTADWAGPHYIGGMEVEAKRVVSLKMDDPEG, encoded by the exons ATGTACATCTCTACGACCTCTGTTG TTATGGAGAAAATGGAGCCTCAAAGGAGAGTGTACATATTTCTCCCTAAAAAACACAGGACCGCTTTGGCCAAAAAGTACAAACTG GATCACGGGCTTGTCATTAAGGATCTCAGCACTAACGTAAATGAAGGAATCCTACAAGCTTACTTCCGACAGTGGGGCAGCATTACAGCATGCACG ATCAAGAAGAGTCCACAGGACTCTGACTCAAAGAGTGCCAGTGCGTTGGGATACGTGAGTTTTTCCTCTGAGGAGGAGGCAGATACGGCAGACTGGGCGGGTCCTCACTATATAGGAGGCATGGAAGTGGAGGCCAAGAGAGTTGTCAGTCTGAAG atggatGACCCAGAAGGTTGA
- the LOC109876673 gene encoding heterogeneous nuclear ribonucleoproteins A2/B1 isoform X1, translating to MYISTTSVVMEKMEPQRRVYIFLPKKHRTALAKKYKLDHGLVIKDLSTNVNEGILQAYFRQWGSITACTIKKSPQDSDSKSASALGYVSFSSEEEADTADWAGPHYIGGMEVEAKRVVSLKVFQHQSSLKSQQGESESNLKSLSS from the exons ATGTACATCTCTACGACCTCTGTTG TTATGGAGAAAATGGAGCCTCAAAGGAGAGTGTACATATTTCTCCCTAAAAAACACAGGACCGCTTTGGCCAAAAAGTACAAACTG GATCACGGGCTTGTCATTAAGGATCTCAGCACTAACGTAAATGAAGGAATCCTACAAGCTTACTTCCGACAGTGGGGCAGCATTACAGCATGCACG ATCAAGAAGAGTCCACAGGACTCTGACTCAAAGAGTGCCAGTGCGTTGGGATACGTGAGTTTTTCCTCTGAGGAGGAGGCAGATACGGCAGACTGGGCGGGTCCTCACTATATAGGAGGCATGGAAGTGGAGGCCAAGAGAGTTGTCAGTCTGAAG GTCTTTCAGCACCAGTCAAGTCTTAAGTCTCAGCAGGGCGAGTCTGAGTCAAATCTCAAGTCTCTCTCTTCATAA